GACCACCACCTTCAAAATCTCAAGAaaggagagaaggaaaagatggAACAAGATAAAACTTGTGCCATGAATTTGGGTAATCTTACAGTGCCAATTCACAAGGTCAATTTGACAAAAGCACTATTACAAAGTAGAATCCTAGCAATAGTAACGCATAATTGAAagcaattagaaaattttctACTGGGGCCATTAATTTAATCGACGGCAGAAAACTAACGCAAGAATTAGAAGAGAGAATCCGAGAGAGTAGCTGAAACTTGACCTTAAAACCAAGAGGATAGTCTCCCTTGACCGGCCACAGACCCCTTCGGACGTAGCGGTCTGAGGCGGACACCCGGCGGAGGACGTCGATCAGGAGGCCGACTGCGTAGTCCGCGGCGTCCGGCGAGAAGACGGTACCAGCGTTGGCGACGGCGATGCCGCGGCGAGCGCAGGCGGCGAGGTCGATGTGGTTGACGCCGGCGCTGGTTGTGACGACGCAGCCAAGGCGTGGGAGGGCGTCGAGGGTGGCGGCGTCGAGGGTGACGAGGCCACTGATGAGGAGGGCGCGGACGGAGCCAGCGTGGGCGGCGAGGAACTGGTCGCGAGGCAGAGGGGACTCCCACGGCCTCAGGAGGTGGAACTTCTCCGAAACGGCGGCGTCGTAGGCGGGGGCCACccgccggaggaggaggaccgGCGGCCGAGGCTCCGTTTGCTCCTCCGACGAGGCCATAGGCGGGGCACTCCTGCTGCCAGCTAGTAGTAGTTGTAGGCGTGAGGTGGCTCTTGCGACGGCCTTTCGTCTCTCCATTCCGTTCTCGTCTTGCAAGCTTGTCGGTGCGGTAATTTGGTTTCTTCCTCTCGTTTTCTTGCTAAGAGTTTCTCCATATGGTCATGCATCAATCataactatttatttttatagcaGTATATTAAGATAACCATTTGATGAATGAACGAGATTGACAGTATACATGGCCACATGATGGTGTACATCTtgtagaatataattttttttttttatctaaacTATTTTAGTATTTTATATTCACCCATGAGGATGGCCTGCAGCATGAGGTCAGTTTATGCTATGCACCACTTTATGTCTATATATTCTCCACTCTATTTTGAAGGAAAATTAGATACTATTCCACATCAACCTTCCTTAGAGGGGGAATAATCACATATTCCACATACACCCACATTTAGGCTATTTAGTTTAGAAGAGAGATGGATAAGCTGTGGTCTGATACATCACTGATCTTTGATCACACATAAGATACATGATAGATACAGACTCTGTAGTCATGCTCACATCATGATCGTGCTTTTTAGTGCATCCTAGTGAATGATCAAGGATTAGTGCTGCATTGGATCATCGAATGGTCCAATAAGTATCACAACCTACGTAATTACATGCTTCCTTTTCACTTTGAGATTATAGTTTGTGAAAGTTCGATTAGCTTAAAGACTAAGATTTAAGTATTCCTATCCGGCTTCTTCAAATTTAAGTAATGCAATCCAAACCCTACTCAACTCACTTTTAACCCAAATATTACTTGGGTTGAGTCCGGTTTGGTTGGATAATCTAAGGATAAATTGAGCTTTACTGGGTCATGCTGGATTGATAGGGCTGCATTAATGTACTTTAGGCAACTAGCGTTGACTTAAAgagaaaatatataatatacaaGTTGGGATCAGTTTAATCTAGGTAGGTTTGGGTTGAACTAGGTTGTCCAAGCCTTCGAACTTTATCAAACTCAATGTTGAATTGGTTGTTTAGGTCCAGATTTAGTGGACAAATATATTGGTCCATCTTGACCAAAAAGATGGATTAACTCGAATTTGGATTAACCTAGCCCACATTGTACCCCCTACCTTTTGGGTTATGTAAGATTTGCTTGTTGGTTGGTGTTTTTAAGAATAACCAATATCATTGGGATATAAGATATCAATAGTCTTTTTAAAGCAATATCGAGGATTTGAACCCTCAAGATCCTCCAAGCGCAATTCTTCACGGGAGAGTCCCAACCGGCATTTCCATCATGGAATGTGTTATCAAGAAGAGATTGGGAAGAGGTAATTCGGTTTCTCTTGCCCGAAGAATCTTTGGACTCTTATATTCACCCATGAGAAATGGTGTTTAGCATTAGGTCAAATTATGGCATACATTTCTTTATGTCTATATATTCTTTACTCCATTTTGACAAAAAATTAGATGTTCTTCTAGCTCAGCCTTCCTCTTAGTGAGGAATAATCACATCTTCCACCTCCACCTACACCGATGCTATTTAGTTTGGAAGAGAGTTGAATATGATGTGGTCTGATATACCACCGACCTTTGATCGCATATAAACACATAAGAATATAGATCTTGTAGTCCAAACTCAGATCATGATTTTCCATTTTCATGCATCTAGATAAATGATCAAGGACTAATATTGCATTGGATCATCAAATGATCCAATGAGTATCAAAACCTACCTTTCTGCCCACCTGCTTCATTTTTGCTTAGAAGTGTACTTCGTGCGAGTTGGATCAGCTTAAGGACTACTACATGCCTAACAAGATTTCTAAATTATCCAATTCTACCCAGACTAAGATCGTTCATCTTCAAATGTAAGTAATGCAATCAAAACCCTGCTTAAGTCACTTTTAACCCAAATATTACTCGAATTAGGTTATGTTAGGTCATCTAAGGATAGCCCGAGCTTCGTAGGGTCATGCTGGATTGACAAGGATGCAATTTCTACTTCAGGCAAGGCTGGTGTTTGACTCGTACAAGATGAGCTGCAGATAAAAGCAATCCAAGCCTTCAACTTAATATGACTCAATTAGTAAACACAAATTTTGGCCCGTCTTGACCTAAAAGATTGATTAGGTAACTTAGACTTGGATTAACCAGGCCGATATTGTATTCCTACCTTTTGGGATATAGTGAAGCTTATTTTCGGTTTAGAATAGCCAATATTATTAGGATATAAGATTATGATAGTCATTTTTAAAGCAATATCCAGGATTTCAATCCTAAACCTCTTATAAGCACAATGTATTAGATATTTGCTATCCGCCGTCTCTCTTGATTTTTATTCCAAAACACAAACCAATTGGTTCCGTCTATTTAACCATATTTGTGTTAGCATCAACTATTTCCATATAAGGTGGTGAGATGATATCTTGAGTGGTTACTTAACTAGGCTCCTTCGCATAGATGGATGCAACTATAACTCCATCAGATTATTTATTGACCTATAAAATGAAGATAGTCACAAGAAAAGACCTCCCATGCAAACATGGTTgctagtttttgaaaaaaaaaccccATAATTTGAGAAGTTTTATCATTTATAACTCTTTTATTGAAAACAAAATTTATAAACTGAGATAATTTCACCTAGATCTTAAGACCTATCAAATGCAAGACTCCACTCATATTATAAGAAATGGAAAGGAATTCCATGGCCTCGATTGGATATGATCCATtgcctatcttttttttttctttctcctgtCGACTCCCTTTGATTTTTATAATTTGGTTTCtagtagaaaaaataaaagccaAGCCCCAAAATAAGATGAACCCAAAATTAAAAGAAGATCGAACATCTCCCACCTAGGTTAAATTTGACTGATTATGCATTTTCTCACTTTCACTAGTAGATTGGTATCTATTTATAATGAAGCGAAAAAAGATGGATGGATTTTAGAATTGGAAGAAAAGTGGAATGGTATTTGTTGTTGTCAATCTTTAGATTACTTATCACCTCCATCGATCTACGAAACAATATCAAGTCAGAGAACTCCCCAGAGTTGgctccaaatagactctctgaTGCTTAAATCAGAGAGGGGGTGTTTTGATTATAGTAGGAGAGACAAATAAAAAC
The nucleotide sequence above comes from Phoenix dactylifera cultivar Barhee BC4 unplaced genomic scaffold, palm_55x_up_171113_PBpolish2nd_filt_p 000392F, whole genome shotgun sequence. Encoded proteins:
- the LOC103702799 gene encoding glyoxylate/hydroxypyruvate reductase HPR3-like — encoded protein: MERRKAVARATSRLQLLLAGSRSAPPMASSEEQTEPRPPVLLLRRVAPAYDAAVSEKFHLLRPWESPLPRDQFLAAHAGSVRALLISGLVTLDAATLDALPRLGCVVTTSAGVNHIDLAACARRGIAVANAGTVFSPDAADYAVGLLIDVLRRVSASDRYVRRGLWPVKGDYPLGFKLGSKRVGIVGLGSIGSQTAKRLEAFGCTILYYSRKNKPSVPYKYLPNVCDLAAESDVLVVSCALTSETHHIINKDVMAALGKEGIIINVGRGPLVDEDELVRRLMQGELGGAGLDVFENEPAVPKELFLMDNVVLSPHRAVFTSESFADLGQLLAANLEAFFSNRPLLTPVNQNDL